The Dermacentor albipictus isolate Rhodes 1998 colony chromosome 2, USDA_Dalb.pri_finalv2, whole genome shotgun sequence genome has a segment encoding these proteins:
- the LOC135910737 gene encoding neuferricin, whose protein sequence is MPCFGEESQASKVSQKVILAAPLFSSIQKGFSYFVSFLHASFFLQNSSHSHRSQSQVTVVRRHGVRRALHFPCEFPCSSLTCSHRSARSEEDQRLGGQSRLALARCSFGNAVSLFSTKMAAKLIYGSALVVVLIAVAFVYFEPIPREKYPALVRKVHHELLKSAKYVGSFFCRSKVTAKGVFTPEELARYDGSGDSLGLYLAVLGRVYDVSKGAEHYRPGGGYSQFTGRDASRAYITGEFTEEGLTDDLNGLSDETLLSFSQWVDFYEKDYTFVGKLAGRYYTNEGQPTSELRAVWASIERAKQKDYLAKEQSKVFPPCNSEWTPEKGSSVWCSKKSGGVERDWAGVPRQYYERDSGSVRCVCVRNTGPPTNHPQGTSHKNRGDLDDPHLKEYPGCPPTSDTCKVPDSQ, encoded by the exons GGcttctcctattttgtttctttcctccatgcttCCTTTTTTCTGCAAAACTCGAGTCACAGTCACAGGTCACAGTCACAGGTCACAGTCGTGCGGAGACACGGAGTGCGGAGAGCACTCCATTTTCCGTGCGAGTTTCCGTGCTCTTCTTTGACTTGTTCGCACCGCTCCGCACGAAGTGAGGAAGACCAGCGCCTCGGAGGACAGAGCCGGTTAGCGCTCGCTCGCTGCTCGTTCGGCAACGCTGTGTCTCTCTTCAGTACGAAAATGGCGGCGAAACTGATATACGGCTCCGCGCTCGTCGTGGTGCTGATCGCCGTCGCCTTCGTGTACTTCGAACCCATTCCTCGAGAAAAGTACCCAGCACTCGTGCGCAAAGTCCACCACGAGTTGCTCAAGTCGGCGAAGTACGTGGGGAGCTTCTTTTGTCGCTCGAAGGTTACCGCCAAGGGAGTGTTCACTCCGGAGGAGCTCGCCCGTTACGACGGCAGCGGCGACTCCCTCGGTCTTTATTTGGCCGTGCTGGGACGCGTGTACGACGTCTCCAAAGGCGCCGAGCACTACAGGCCGGGAGGCGGCTACTCGCAATTCACCG GTCGAGATGCGTCGAGGGCATACATCACGGGCGAATTCACCGAGGAAGGCCTGACGGACGATCTCAACGGCTTGTCGGATGAAACCCTGCTGTCATTCTCGCAATGGGTAGATTTCTACGAAAAGGACTACACCTTCGTAG gGAAGTTGGCTGGCCGCTACTACACCAATGAAGGCCAGCCAACCAGTGAGCTGCGGGCGGTCTGGGCATCCATAGAGCGAGCCAAGCAGAAAGATTACCTGGCCAAGGAGCAGAGCAAGGTGTTCCCCCCCTGCAATTCCGAGTGGACTCCGGAGAAAGGCAGCAGCGTTTGGTGCAGCAAGAAAAG TGGCGGAGTTGAACGTGACTGGGCCGGAGTTCCACGGCAGTACTATGAGCGTGACTCTGGCTCTGTTCGGTGTGTCTGCGTCCGCAACACGGGACCCCCTACCAACCACCCTCAAGGCACTTCGCACAAGAACCGCGGCGACCTGGATGACCCTCACCTTAAGGAGTACCCCGGATGCCCTCCCACATCTGACACCTGCAAGGTGCCTGACTCGCAGTGA